Proteins from a genomic interval of Polaribacter sp. Q13:
- a CDS encoding sigma-54 dependent transcriptional regulator: MSKILIIEDEAAIRRVLTKIISEENEAYHVEEAEDGLLGIEMIKNNDYDLVLCDIKMPKMDGVEVLEKAKKIKPEIPIVMISGHGDLDTAVNTMRLGAFDYISKPPDLNRLLNTVRNALDKKVLTVENKRLKKKVSKNYQMIGESAAISHIKEMIEKVAPTDARVLVTGPNGTGKELVAHWLHEKSDRSKGSLIEVNCAAIPSELIESELFGHVKGSFTGANKDRAGKFEAANGGTIFLDEIGDMSLSAQAKVLRALQENKIQRVGSDRDIKVNVRIVAATNKNLKEEIAEGRFREDLYHRLAVILIEVPSLNDRREDIPLLVDFFTGKISVEQGTPKKAFSAAAIKLLQEYDWTGNIRELRNVVERLIILGEKEVSANDIKMFASK; the protein is encoded by the coding sequence ATGTCAAAGATTTTAATAATAGAAGATGAAGCCGCCATTAGAAGAGTTTTAACAAAGATTATTTCTGAAGAAAATGAAGCTTACCATGTAGAAGAGGCAGAAGATGGTTTGTTAGGAATTGAAATGATTAAAAATAATGATTACGATTTGGTTTTGTGTGATATTAAAATGCCAAAAATGGACGGTGTTGAAGTATTAGAGAAAGCAAAAAAAATAAAACCAGAAATTCCGATTGTAATGATTTCAGGGCATGGAGATTTAGATACTGCAGTAAACACAATGCGTTTAGGCGCGTTTGATTATATTTCTAAACCACCAGATTTAAACAGACTTTTAAATACAGTTAGAAATGCTTTAGATAAAAAAGTATTAACTGTAGAGAATAAAAGGTTAAAGAAAAAGGTTAGTAAAAACTACCAAATGATTGGTGAAAGTGCTGCAATCTCTCATATAAAAGAGATGATTGAAAAAGTAGCACCAACAGATGCAAGAGTTTTAGTTACAGGACCTAATGGAACAGGAAAGGAGTTGGTTGCGCATTGGTTGCACGAAAAATCAGATAGATCTAAAGGTTCTTTAATTGAGGTAAATTGTGCTGCAATTCCATCAGAATTAATAGAAAGCGAATTATTTGGTCATGTAAAAGGTTCTTTTACTGGTGCAAATAAAGACAGAGCAGGTAAGTTTGAAGCAGCAAATGGAGGAACTATTTTCTTAGATGAAATAGGAGATATGAGTTTGTCTGCACAAGCAAAAGTATTACGTGCTTTGCAAGAAAATAAAATTCAGCGTGTTGGTTCTGATAGAGACATTAAAGTAAATGTTAGAATTGTTGCAGCAACTAATAAAAACTTAAAGGAAGAAATTGCAGAAGGTAGATTTAGAGAAGATCTATATCACAGATTAGCCGTTATTTTAATTGAAGTTCCGTCTTTAAATGATAGAAGAGAAGACATTCCGTTATTGGTAGACTTTTTTACTGGAAAAATTTCTGTAGAACAAGGCACTCCTAAAAAAGCATTTTCTGCTGCTGCAATTAAATTATTACAAGAATATGATTGGACGGGAAACATCCGTGAATTAAGAAATGTAGTAGAACGTTTAATTATTTTGGGAGAAAAAGAAGTCTCTGCAAACGATATTAAAATGTTTGCAAGTAAGTAG
- a CDS encoding DUF6268 family outer membrane beta-barrel protein, whose amino-acid sequence MKRSLIILVLFASFIANAQLTDLARIEYSFIPQKKSDDQYTRIRALFNYPIKIKEGSYLIIGSEFNRIFLNLKDQYPFNTALLENINVIDLNLAYTHKISDYWRVAYSFTPRLAATLTHKITNEDFFINGGLFFIKDRTKDKNLAKPYRLTLGLTYNTTAGVPFPLPLINYFRQVDEKWSYTVGVPKMNLKYKINPVNSLQSFVGLDGYFAHLKTPIIIDNKEADNISLSVLVAGLGYNYQFTKHLVWFAYSGYTIRLSNVLRDKDRKNVYTLDKVNAFYLRTGIKFKI is encoded by the coding sequence ATGAAAAGATCTTTAATTATTCTAGTATTGTTTGCAAGCTTTATAGCAAATGCACAATTAACAGATTTAGCAAGAATAGAATATTCTTTTATTCCTCAAAAAAAATCTGATGATCAATATACTAGAATTAGAGCGTTGTTTAATTATCCAATTAAAATAAAAGAAGGTAGTTATTTAATTATAGGTTCAGAATTTAATAGGATATTTTTAAATTTAAAAGATCAATATCCTTTTAATACAGCACTACTAGAAAATATTAATGTTATTGATTTAAATTTAGCATACACTCATAAAATAAGCGATTATTGGAGAGTTGCTTATAGTTTTACGCCTAGGTTAGCTGCAACCTTAACCCACAAAATAACGAATGAAGATTTTTTTATTAACGGAGGTCTTTTTTTTATAAAAGATAGAACAAAAGATAAAAACTTAGCAAAGCCATATCGTTTAACTTTGGGGTTAACCTATAATACAACTGCAGGTGTTCCTTTTCCGTTACCTTTAATAAATTACTTTAGGCAAGTAGATGAGAAATGGTCTTATACAGTTGGTGTACCTAAAATGAATTTAAAATATAAAATAAACCCAGTAAACAGTTTACAATCTTTTGTAGGTTTAGATGGTTATTTTGCACATTTAAAGACGCCAATAATTATAGATAATAAAGAAGCAGACAATATATCTTTATCTGTATTGGTGGCCGGTTTAGGCTATAACTATCAATTTACAAAGCATTTAGTGTGGTTTGCCTATAGTGGTTACACTATTAGATTGAGTAATGTTTTAAGAGATAAAGACAGAAAGAATGTATATACTTTAGATAAAGTAAATGCGTTTTATTTAAGAACAGGTATTAAATTTAAAATATAA